GTTGTCCGCCGCGGCGGCCAGCAGCGCCGCGGCCGTCTCCCGTTCGACGGCCCGCAGCGCCTTCGAGCCCTCCGGGTCGCGCGCGGTCAGGCACTCCCAGTACTGCACGGGCGGCAGCAGCAGCGTGCCCTCGCCGAAGACTCCGGGGGTGCGGTCGGTCTTGCCCCAGGCGGTCACGACACCGTCGGCGTCGACCACTTCGAGCTGCCAGTTGTTGCGCACCACGGCGCTGGCCCGCTCGGCACCGGGGAACATGACGACCGCGGTCGGCCGGCCCGCCCGCGCGGGCACGGTCACGGTGTGCCCGGCGAGATCCTCGGCCCGCCGGGAACCGTCCGGCAGCTCCACCACCCGCAGGCCGGTCAGTCCGTTCACCGGCGTACAGGCCGGGGTGGGCTCGGTGGTGGGGGAGGGGCGCAGCCGGCCGCCCGCGTAGCTGCTGCCCTCGGGCGCGTCACGCAGCGCGTCGGCCAGGAAGGCGGGCCTGCTCATGCGGCCGCGTTCGTCGGTGGCCGGGTCGTACTCGTACCAGCCGCGCGCCTCCTGGTCCGCGGAGTCCGCATGCCAGACCCAGTACGAGGAACCGTCGAAGAGCAGCGGCCGTTCGTCGGGCAGGGTGGTGTCCCCGGCGTGCAGGACGCCGCGCCCGGTGGTCCGGCCGCCGTCCGGCAGGGGCAGCGTGATCGGGAAGTCGCCCCGGTACCAGTCCATCTCGGTGCCCCGGGTGCGGTGGGTCCCCTGGAGGGACTCGACGCGGTCGGCCCGGGAGTGCCAGTAGCCGCGCAGACCGTCCTTGCGGGAGTTCCAGTAGACGAGGAGCTCGCCGTCCACGTGGTGGAAGCCCGGGTCGCCCGACACGTCGTTCGCGGGCAGCCGCAGGTCGTGGGTGAGCAGGGTGCCGTCGGCACCGATCACCCGGGCCTGGGCGTTGCCCGCCACGACGAGATGAGGCCAGGCGTCGGCGACGATGACGTCCTCCACCCGGTCCTTGGGCACGAGCGCGGCCGTCGCCTCCTCCCAGGCGGGCCAGCCGAGTTCGTCGAAGAGCCCGGCCCGCAGGGTGCGGGCCAGCACCGGCGCGAGGTCCGTGCCGACCGCGGCCCGGACGTCGTCCTCGGCCAGCGCCAGCGCCTCGGCGGGCAGCCAGCCCAGCCGGTTCAGCGCGTTCGGCAGGCCCGGCAGACCGACCGCGGTGAACTGCCGCACGACCGAGCTCACCCACTCCGCCAGCCAGGGGCGACCGCCGCGGGAGGCCGCCAGCAGGCGGATGGCCCGCAGGCCCTGGTCGCCGTTCTGGAACCGGTCGGCACCCCGCAGGAAGGCGTCCCGGAACCGGACGTCGGCACCGAACAGCACCAGGTCCCGCTGCCCCTCGCCCATGGCCCACGCCATCAGCGGCAGATCCTCGCCCTTGCCCGGCGCGGCCACCGGCACGTCCAGCGACAGCAGCAGGTCGATCAGGTCGATGTCGTGCCGCACCCGCAACGCGCCACCGGACGCGGTGAGTTCGGCGCGCAGCTGGTCCGCCGCCCGCTCCACCAGCGGATACAGCTCCGGCATCCGGGTGGACTCGCGCCAGGACCGGGCCCGCTCGCGGAACGCCAGGAAGCGCTCCAGCCAGCCCGCCGTGCCGTCGCCCGGCCGTTCCTCCGCGGGCAGCGCGCCGTCCCACAGCCCCGCCGTCGCCCCCGACGCCTCCAGCACCTGGAGCCACATCGCGGGCAGCTCACGGTCCGCACCGGCGGGCAGCATGTCCAGCAGAACGCCGCGCACCCGCCGTTCCCGCTCCGCCAGCGCCACCAGGGCCGTCCGATGGCCCTTCCACCAGCCGGCCGCCGCGCGCAGCGTCGCCGGCAGACCCAGCAGCTCGGCCAGGTAGTCCTGCTCCGCGCGGTCGGCGTCCTGACCCGCGGCACGGGCGAGCCGGCGCAGATCATTGGCCATCTGGGCGGACGGCGGCAGGCCGCCCGCGGTACGGCGCAGACACAGCCGGGTGAACCGGCGCAGAGCCTCCTGCGGCGACACGCGCGCGGACAGCTCCTTGCCGTACGCGGACAGCACCTTGACCGGCAGCGCACCGGCCAGCGCGAACTCCAGGAACACCGCGTCCAGGCGCTCCTCCTCCACCGTCAGCCCGTGCTCCGCCTCGGCCTTGCGGGCACGGGTGAACAACTGCGCGGCGTAGGTGGCGTTCTCCTCGGCCAGGAACACCCGTCCGGCCTGCTCGTAGAAGGTCGGCAGGAAGTGCGGGACGGCCGCGGCCAGCCGTCGGCCGAGCTCCAGATAGGCGTCGAGTGCGGCCTTCGGCCGGGACTTCGCCTGCCGGGCCGCGCGCTCCAGATCCGGTACGACGCCCAGGGCGTGGTGACCGTCCTCGGGGTGGTGCACCAGCACCCACTCGGGGAAGCCCAGCGACTGGCGCAGCCCCAGCCCCACGACGGCCGGCTCGGCGTCCTGTTCCAGGCCGAGGAACCCGGCGGCGAGGTCCTCGGCCGCGCCCAGTTCACCGGCGACCAGCCGCACCACCACACGGTCGTCGAGGCCAGGGTGGCGATAGGTGCGCGCCGTCAGCGGCACCGCGCGCTCGCCGGCCCCCTCGACGTCCGGCGGCAACACCGCGCCCGCCGACAGCAGTTCCTCGTACGACACCTGCGTCCCCCCGCTCATGCGTTCTTGCCTTCCTCGATCACGCGCCCCGCGTACAGCGCCGCGGCCATGCGCATCCCCTCCGACCAGGCCACCGGCCCCACCTCCCGCAACGGCAGGGCACGCCCGTCCTGGTCGTGCCAGGTGAGAGCGCCGGTCTCCACCGTGTCCTCCCAGTACGGCTCCCCGATCCAGACCGAGGCCTCGACGGTGCGCCCGCCGTCGCGCACCCGGGCCGTGGAGTAGCCCCCGGAGACGCGGTAGCCGAGCGAGCTCGCGCGGGCGGCGAGGGCGAAGCGGGAGCGGAAGGAGGCGCCGGTGAACTCGCGTATCTCGGTGGCCTTCGGATCGAGGTCGGCGGGCCGCTGCCAGGTCGCGCGGTGGATCTGCTCGACGCGCTGGACGATCCCCAGCTCGGCCGCGAACTCCCGGATGTCCTCCAGGTCCGGCAGCAGCACCGGGTGCGGCAGGGTGACCGTGCGCGGCGACAGCCGTACGGTCTCGCCGTCCAGGTTCACCACCCGCAGCTCGCCGTCCTCGGTGGCCCCCCGCAGGAAACCGACCTCGTCCGGGTCGTCACCCACCACGGCCATGTCCCGCAGCGCCAACTGCCAGGCCTCGTCGGGCCACACCCGGGCCAGCAGACCGGTGGGCACGGGCAGCGACGACACCATCCAGGAGTCGACCTGCGCGACGCAGGCCGTGGCGTGCCGATCCAGCCATTCGGCGAACCGGCGCAGCCGGTCCACCTCCGGATGGTCACGCAGTGCGCGCGGCAGCGACTTCAA
This DNA window, taken from Streptomyces sp. NBC_00663, encodes the following:
- a CDS encoding DNA-binding protein, producing the protein MSGGTQVSYEELLSAGAVLPPDVEGAGERAVPLTARTYRHPGLDDRVVVRLVAGELGAAEDLAAGFLGLEQDAEPAVVGLGLRQSLGFPEWVLVHHPEDGHHALGVVPDLERAARQAKSRPKAALDAYLELGRRLAAAVPHFLPTFYEQAGRVFLAEENATYAAQLFTRARKAEAEHGLTVEEERLDAVFLEFALAGALPVKVLSAYGKELSARVSPQEALRRFTRLCLRRTAGGLPPSAQMANDLRRLARAAGQDADRAEQDYLAELLGLPATLRAAAGWWKGHRTALVALAERERRVRGVLLDMLPAGADRELPAMWLQVLEASGATAGLWDGALPAEERPGDGTAGWLERFLAFRERARSWRESTRMPELYPLVERAADQLRAELTASGGALRVRHDIDLIDLLLSLDVPVAAPGKGEDLPLMAWAMGEGQRDLVLFGADVRFRDAFLRGADRFQNGDQGLRAIRLLAASRGGRPWLAEWVSSVVRQFTAVGLPGLPNALNRLGWLPAEALALAEDDVRAAVGTDLAPVLARTLRAGLFDELGWPAWEEATAALVPKDRVEDVIVADAWPHLVVAGNAQARVIGADGTLLTHDLRLPANDVSGDPGFHHVDGELLVYWNSRKDGLRGYWHSRADRVESLQGTHRTRGTEMDWYRGDFPITLPLPDGGRTTGRGVLHAGDTTLPDERPLLFDGSSYWVWHADSADQEARGWYEYDPATDERGRMSRPAFLADALRDAPEGSSYAGGRLRPSPTTEPTPACTPVNGLTGLRVVELPDGSRRAEDLAGHTVTVPARAGRPTAVVMFPGAERASAVVRNNWQLEVVDADGVVTAWGKTDRTPGVFGEGTLLLPPVQYWECLTARDPEGSKALRAVERETAAALLAAAADNDEKALPDAVRSLLPVTHEALVKGIAGVARYAAGQQAVLDAAAARLTRALEGDMEDEGPAGPADSLLLEATNGLGTSRGYWWNGDSEADTAFRSLRVLARAAGLTGAALPERADARLHLDGHPLPTGQPGLESLLERTASLAYRAASGTTTEQHREVLRVLLAEFDRLGLVPATSDRWRKVTLHVPAAPLRTPTGDWRGGSWNGLLPLADGAFLAVTGRLALEDDGGRFSGYFHDPAGRFETPEPYRALSSTPLGEGPDAAWLGAFLAELAARGPAPWFPEAAEEFARLTGVTDTMARLIVAGLPGVDGYQRTFLSTEARTHIGVKVAPAAVAKDELRGVDGAVRAAVVGALLPAEPARLWTEGPDVAAAAAVWNDKVGKRVAVPEELLSDAVRAFRHASWPVRQALPALLDPSSSPQLSRDLTWAVSGDRVRPVGSDTDGFTADTLTGSVGLVAWLAHRLPAGDPVRAALPPALTALRERLAHPGLMLDLGRYISLPDFRKTAGSPTETGPGFERYGAVVLATHDDQPAPGLRVDLLDEAGQDPYLPAVRVDDQRPYAAEVALRLVRDRKFAALLADPGEPIAGARDKDGTWWPQDPSRSVPELVTEAAKEYGLGEDAATLYLMLLAMPDPTDRMTARWTGWKPARLKAARAELAAGDLVVEATRTRAGRSLFLPGGWAEQSAPRVPLERWKLPLYGETTAEHTPFGLIVPLAPAADLYRRAWQRVQDGDAPRFEELKKARRGRRR
- a CDS encoding DUF4132 domain-containing protein; the protein is MGWLSAGDGYEVALVDGRVAARATSGRAAGRQLKSLPRALRDHPEVDRLRRFAEWLDRHATACVAQVDSWMVSSLPVPTGLLARVWPDEAWQLALRDMAVVGDDPDEVGFLRGATEDGELRVVNLDGETVRLSPRTVTLPHPVLLPDLEDIREFAAELGIVQRVEQIHRATWQRPADLDPKATEIREFTGASFRSRFALAARASSLGYRVSGGYSTARVRDGGRTVEASVWIGEPYWEDTVETGALTWHDQDGRALPLREVGPVAWSEGMRMAAALYAGRVIEEGKNA